A single region of the Streptomyces sp. ITFR-16 genome encodes:
- a CDS encoding TPM domain-containing protein: MSRTRILIPGRALLAVLLTVGWLALSPAPTARADGPVALSRDGQITDRVGALGNRKPQVVTALDQLYDKRRVQLFVAYVRDFSGRSSQDWADETADRNGLGRDDVLLAVATHDRQYAYSVDQDSRLTDAQLQDVASTAIEPALKENDWAGAAIGAADGYSAVLAGAPVPTPAITPGADDPGSGKSAGTDTGDLILPIVLVGGAGAVAAYAFTRRRRRATTRTTPAATGWGPAGGGQGGAPPPTALPELDARAKQTLVDTDDAVRTSDEELGFATAQFGEEAATPFTEAVAYAKGELTAAFRLRQQLDDAFPEDDATRRRMLDEIIGRCADANARLDAVSEDFDRLRELERNAPQALAAAETGFRALAGRVAAAETALAAMRGRYAQSASAPVAGDVEQAKDRLVFATSSLNRARQAVDGGDNAAGAVYVRAAEGAIGQAAALTDGIDRRARELDEAAGKVSAALTELETDLADAGGLLEGTAQGVSTADLRGRIARARSVADGVRQEVGAGPYDPIDALRRVEEADTALDEALAGAREQEQGDRRARSLLDPAMLTARSAVGAAADYITTNRGAVGSRARTRLAEAQRRLERARELAGTDDAQSALAEAQRADALAGEARSLAEQDVRSYGGGGGTGGMRGGGPGGGMGGAVLGGIILGGLMGGGRGGGFGGGGGFGGGGFGGGGGPGSFGGGGTRGRRGGGGRF, from the coding sequence GTGAGCCGAACCCGGATCCTCATACCGGGCCGGGCCCTGCTCGCCGTGTTGTTGACGGTGGGCTGGCTGGCCCTTTCCCCCGCGCCGACCGCACGCGCCGACGGGCCGGTCGCGCTGTCCCGGGACGGGCAGATCACCGACCGGGTGGGCGCGCTCGGGAACCGCAAGCCGCAGGTGGTCACCGCGCTCGACCAGCTCTACGACAAGCGCCGCGTCCAGCTCTTCGTGGCCTACGTCCGTGACTTCTCCGGACGCTCCTCGCAGGACTGGGCCGACGAGACGGCCGACCGCAACGGACTCGGCCGGGACGACGTCCTGCTGGCCGTCGCCACCCACGACCGGCAGTACGCGTACTCCGTCGACCAGGACTCCCGCCTCACCGACGCGCAGCTCCAGGACGTGGCGAGCACCGCCATCGAGCCGGCGCTCAAGGAGAACGACTGGGCGGGCGCCGCGATCGGGGCCGCCGACGGCTACTCCGCCGTCCTGGCCGGCGCCCCCGTCCCCACGCCCGCGATCACCCCGGGCGCCGACGACCCCGGCAGCGGGAAGTCCGCCGGCACGGACACCGGTGACCTGATCCTGCCGATCGTCCTCGTCGGCGGCGCCGGAGCGGTCGCCGCGTACGCCTTCACCCGGCGCAGACGGCGCGCCACCACCCGTACGACACCCGCCGCGACCGGCTGGGGGCCCGCCGGAGGCGGGCAGGGCGGTGCGCCGCCGCCCACTGCGCTGCCTGAGCTGGACGCCCGGGCCAAGCAGACCCTCGTCGACACGGACGACGCCGTCCGTACGAGCGACGAGGAACTCGGTTTCGCGACGGCCCAGTTCGGGGAGGAGGCGGCCACTCCGTTCACCGAGGCGGTCGCGTACGCCAAGGGCGAGCTGACGGCGGCGTTCCGGCTGCGCCAGCAGCTCGACGACGCGTTTCCTGAGGACGACGCCACCCGGCGGCGGATGCTGGACGAGATCATCGGCCGCTGCGCGGACGCCAACGCCCGGCTGGACGCGGTCTCCGAGGACTTCGACCGGCTGCGGGAGCTGGAGCGCAACGCCCCGCAGGCCCTGGCGGCGGCCGAGACGGGGTTCCGCGCGCTCGCCGGCCGGGTCGCCGCGGCCGAGACCGCGCTCGCCGCGATGCGCGGCCGCTACGCGCAGTCCGCGTCGGCCCCGGTCGCGGGCGACGTCGAACAGGCCAAGGACCGGCTCGTCTTCGCGACGTCCTCGCTCAACCGGGCCCGGCAGGCGGTGGACGGCGGCGACAACGCGGCGGGCGCGGTGTACGTACGGGCCGCCGAGGGCGCGATCGGGCAGGCGGCAGCCCTCACCGACGGCATCGACCGCCGGGCCCGGGAACTGGACGAGGCGGCGGGCAAGGTGTCGGCCGCCCTCACCGAGCTGGAGACGGACCTCGCGGACGCGGGCGGGCTGCTGGAGGGCACGGCGCAGGGGGTCTCCACGGCGGATCTGCGCGGCCGGATCGCCCGCGCGCGGTCGGTGGCCGACGGCGTACGGCAGGAGGTCGGGGCCGGTCCGTACGACCCGATCGACGCCCTGCGCCGGGTGGAGGAGGCGGACACGGCGCTGGACGAGGCGCTGGCCGGCGCACGCGAACAGGAGCAGGGCGACCGGCGGGCCCGCTCGCTGCTCGACCCGGCGATGCTCACCGCGCGCTCGGCGGTCGGTGCCGCGGCCGACTACATCACGACGAACCGGGGCGCGGTCGGCAGCCGGGCCAGGACCCGGCTCGCGGAGGCCCAGCGGCGGCTGGAGCGGGCCCGCGAGCTGGCCGGCACGGACGACGCGCAGAGCGCGCTGGCCGAGGCCCAGCGGGCGGACGCACTGGCCGGCGAGGCCCGGAGCCTCGCGGAGCAGGACGTGCGGTCGTACGGCGGTGGCGGCGGCACGGGCGGGATGCGGGGAGGCGGCCCGGGCGGCGGGATGGGCGGCGCGGTCCTCGGCGGGATCATCCTCGGCGGCCTCATGGGCGGCGGCCGAGGAGGCGGGTTCGGCGGCGGTGGCGGCTTCGGGGGCGGCGGCTTCGGCGGGGGCGGCGGGCCGGGCAGCTTCGGCGGCGGGGGCACCCGCGGCCGCAGGGGCGGCGGCGGCCGCTTCTGA
- a CDS encoding PspA/IM30 family protein: protein MTKQTILGRVTQLAKANINSLLDQAEDPQKMLDQLIRDYTSNISEAEQAVAATIGNLRLMEQDHREDVEAAEEWGGKALAASRKADELRAGGSAADADKFDNLAKVALGRQLQSEKEAKTAEPTIASQTEVVDKLKTGLDQMKAKLTELKAKRDELVARAKSAQAQNQMMDSVKNINVLDPTSELSRFEDKVRREEAKAVGKQELAASSLDAQFEQLDSLGASAEVEARLAALKSGT from the coding sequence ATGACCAAGCAGACCATTCTCGGACGCGTCACCCAGCTGGCGAAGGCCAACATCAACAGCCTGCTCGACCAGGCCGAGGACCCGCAGAAGATGCTGGACCAGCTGATCCGCGACTACACGTCGAACATCTCGGAGGCCGAGCAGGCCGTGGCCGCCACCATCGGCAATCTGCGGCTGATGGAGCAGGACCACCGGGAGGACGTCGAGGCGGCCGAGGAGTGGGGCGGCAAGGCGCTCGCCGCCAGCCGCAAGGCCGATGAGCTGCGGGCCGGCGGATCGGCCGCCGACGCCGACAAGTTCGACAACCTGGCCAAGGTCGCGCTCGGCCGCCAGCTCCAGTCGGAGAAGGAGGCGAAGACCGCCGAGCCCACCATCGCCTCGCAGACCGAGGTGGTCGACAAGCTCAAGACCGGCCTGGACCAGATGAAGGCGAAGCTGACCGAGCTGAAGGCCAAGCGCGACGAGCTGGTGGCGCGCGCCAAGTCCGCGCAGGCGCAGAACCAGATGATGGACTCCGTCAAGAACATCAACGTCCTCGACCCGACGAGCGAGCTGAGCCGGTTCGAGGACAAGGTGCGGCGCGAGGAGGCGAAGGCGGTGGGCAAGCAGGAGCTGGCCGCCTCCTCGCTGGACGCCCAGTTCGAGCAGCTGGACTCGCTGGGCGCCAGTGCCGAGGTCGAGGCCCGTCTCGCCGCGCTGAAGTCGGGCACCTGA
- a CDS encoding SpoIIE family protein phosphatase, whose translation MWQSSPPGSIYDYIRVASFSIGPDGLIEQWSRRAAGLFGVAAHEVVGRDPVDVFMPAELRRDGRRTVDAVLDGREWTGLVPFRMPDEEGVHGLAEIYVMPSETASGERAAVCIVVDVRALRRIETDLAASQAIFGQSPFGFVLFGTDLTVVRANQRFATVFGGRADDHRGRTVDDYLAGAEAARLTATLERVLATGESVTDLQLVGTAPGDTERRHWSINLYRVHSGSGRPTGIAGLATDVTRRHIAAREAASARRNLALLNEASARIGNSLDLETTARELLDVAVPGFCDLASVDLYQALLTGEEAAPGSWSPLRQEAVGGSAELRRVAFASAVSDAVPDTAPDDETGLTAEGPPALGAVHRYPFSSPCAVALRSGRVTDVPGDDRGFVQSTLAVPMVAHDTVVGLVRFSRTKGSEPFGDRDRALATELAARAAVCIDNARLYRREHERALILQRSLLPPGDPEAAGLDIACRYLPGNTATEVGGDWFDVIELPGHRTALVVGDVMGRGLRAAVAMGELRTAVRTLALLDLEPAEVLSALDEVARGLGTPGAASSEGGGGAQWPSRAAHKSREADLSEVYLATCVYAVYDPVTRRCTFANAGHLPPAVVEPGEAALLLDVPPGMPLGVGGEPFEEVEVELKEGALLALYTDGLVESRDHPLDEGLEALRRALVDPDRPIEDVCDHVLGSLHTRHGEDDIALLMARIQGLPTEAVGDWRLPREPRSVGRARELARGQLLAWDLEELVDTTELLVSELVTNALRYGEGEIRLRLLRDRTLVCEVWDAGLVQPRRRRARDTDEGGRGLQLVGLLSAAWGSRRTPRGKTVWFELPLPDGGPAAERTVEELLSMF comes from the coding sequence GTGTGGCAGAGCAGTCCGCCTGGCTCGATCTACGACTACATCAGGGTCGCCTCCTTCTCGATCGGCCCCGACGGCCTGATCGAGCAGTGGAGCCGCCGGGCCGCCGGCCTCTTCGGCGTTGCCGCGCACGAGGTGGTGGGCCGGGACCCGGTCGACGTCTTCATGCCCGCCGAGCTGCGCCGTGACGGCCGCCGCACGGTCGACGCGGTGCTCGACGGCAGGGAGTGGACCGGCCTCGTCCCGTTCCGGATGCCGGACGAGGAGGGGGTGCACGGGCTCGCCGAGATCTATGTGATGCCCAGTGAGACGGCGTCGGGCGAACGGGCGGCGGTCTGCATCGTCGTGGACGTCCGCGCACTCCGCCGGATCGAAACGGACCTTGCGGCCTCGCAGGCCATTTTCGGCCAATCTCCCTTCGGGTTCGTCCTGTTCGGCACCGACCTCACCGTCGTCCGCGCCAACCAGCGGTTCGCCACCGTCTTCGGCGGCCGCGCCGACGACCACCGAGGCCGCACGGTCGACGACTACCTCGCCGGCGCGGAGGCCGCCCGGCTGACCGCCACGCTCGAACGCGTCCTGGCCACCGGCGAATCCGTCACCGACCTCCAGCTCGTCGGCACCGCCCCCGGCGACACCGAGCGCCGCCACTGGTCGATCAACCTCTACCGGGTGCACAGCGGATCGGGGCGCCCCACCGGCATCGCCGGACTCGCCACCGATGTGACCCGGCGCCACATCGCCGCCCGCGAGGCCGCCAGCGCCCGGCGCAATCTCGCCCTGCTCAACGAGGCGAGCGCCCGCATCGGCAACTCCCTCGACCTGGAGACCACCGCCCGCGAACTCCTCGATGTCGCCGTGCCCGGCTTCTGCGACCTCGCCTCCGTCGACCTCTACCAGGCCCTCCTCACCGGCGAGGAGGCCGCGCCCGGCAGCTGGAGCCCGCTCCGCCAGGAAGCGGTCGGCGGCTCCGCCGAACTGCGCCGCGTCGCCTTCGCCAGCGCCGTGTCCGACGCCGTCCCGGACACCGCCCCCGACGACGAGACCGGGCTGACCGCCGAAGGGCCGCCCGCACTCGGAGCCGTCCACCGCTACCCCTTCAGCTCGCCCTGCGCCGTCGCCCTGCGCAGCGGCCGGGTGACGGACGTGCCCGGCGACGACCGGGGCTTCGTCCAGTCCACGCTGGCCGTGCCCATGGTCGCCCACGACACCGTGGTCGGCCTGGTGCGGTTCTCCCGTACGAAGGGCAGCGAGCCGTTCGGCGACCGCGACCGGGCCCTGGCCACCGAGCTGGCCGCCCGCGCCGCCGTCTGTATCGACAACGCCCGCCTCTACCGGCGCGAGCACGAGCGCGCGCTGATCCTCCAGCGCAGCCTGCTGCCCCCCGGCGACCCCGAGGCCGCCGGCCTCGACATCGCGTGCCGCTATCTGCCGGGCAACACGGCGACCGAGGTGGGCGGCGACTGGTTCGACGTGATCGAACTCCCCGGGCACCGCACCGCCCTCGTCGTGGGTGACGTGATGGGCCGCGGGCTGCGCGCCGCCGTCGCCATGGGCGAGCTGCGGACCGCCGTGCGCACCCTGGCCCTCCTCGACCTGGAACCCGCCGAGGTGCTCTCCGCGCTCGACGAGGTCGCCCGGGGGCTCGGCACCCCCGGCGCCGCCTCGTCCGAGGGGGGCGGCGGTGCCCAGTGGCCGTCCCGCGCCGCGCACAAGTCCCGCGAGGCGGACCTCTCCGAGGTCTATCTCGCGACCTGCGTCTACGCCGTCTACGACCCGGTCACCCGGCGCTGCACCTTCGCCAACGCGGGCCATCTGCCGCCCGCCGTGGTCGAACCCGGCGAAGCCGCGCTCCTTCTCGACGTACCCCCCGGAATGCCGCTCGGCGTCGGCGGCGAACCCTTCGAGGAGGTCGAGGTCGAGCTCAAGGAGGGCGCGCTCCTGGCCCTCTACACCGACGGGCTCGTCGAGTCCCGCGACCACCCCCTGGACGAGGGCCTGGAAGCGCTCCGCCGCGCCCTGGTCGACCCCGACCGCCCCATCGAGGACGTCTGCGACCACGTACTCGGCTCGCTCCACACCCGGCACGGCGAGGACGACATCGCCCTGCTGATGGCCCGCATCCAGGGGCTGCCCACCGAGGCGGTCGGCGACTGGCGGCTGCCCCGCGAACCCCGCTCGGTCGGCCGCGCCCGCGAACTGGCCCGGGGCCAGCTCCTCGCCTGGGACCTCGAGGAACTGGTGGACACCACCGAGCTGCTGGTCAGCGAGCTGGTCACCAACGCCCTGCGGTACGGCGAGGGGGAGATCAGGCTCCGGCTGCTGCGCGACCGCACCCTGGTGTGCGAGGTGTGGGACGCGGGCCTCGTCCAGCCGAGGCGCCGACGGGCCCGCGACACGGACGAGGGCGGCCGGGGGCTCCAGCTGGTCGGGCTGCTGAGCGCGGCGTGGGGGTCCAGGCGGACCCCCCGCGGCAAGACCGTCTGGTTCGAACTGCCGCTGCCCGACGGCGGACCGGCCGCCGAGCGCACGGTGGAGGAACTCCTCAGCATGTTCTGA
- a CDS encoding ATP-binding protein, translating into MNGVTDTEGDWAEWSFPAVPGAVRTARHAVHDALRCWGLDAAVGDVAVLLVSELVTNSMRYTAGPIGVRLVRPHPDGDGPAAHSGLLVEVSDPLPDPPTERTAGPDDEGGRGLQLVACSARRWGTRRGKSGKTVWFELALPG; encoded by the coding sequence GTGAACGGCGTGACCGATACCGAAGGCGACTGGGCCGAGTGGAGCTTTCCGGCTGTTCCCGGTGCCGTGCGCACGGCCCGGCACGCCGTTCATGACGCATTGCGCTGCTGGGGGCTGGACGCCGCCGTCGGGGATGTGGCCGTTCTGCTGGTCAGTGAGCTGGTGACCAACTCCATGCGCTACACGGCGGGCCCGATCGGGGTGCGCCTGGTGCGCCCCCATCCCGACGGCGACGGCCCCGCCGCCCACTCGGGTCTGCTGGTGGAAGTCTCCGATCCGCTTCCGGATCCGCCCACCGAACGCACGGCCGGTCCCGACGACGAGGGCGGCCGGGGACTGCAGCTCGTGGCGTGTTCGGCCCGCCGCTGGGGGACCCGACGGGGAAAGAGCGGCAAGACGGTGTGGTTCGAGCTGGCCCTGCCTGGTTAG
- a CDS encoding (deoxy)nucleoside triphosphate pyrophosphohydrolase, with the protein MTDRVVVAGAVYDRGRLLAARRSAPPELAGGWELPGGKVEPGESGEQALVRELREELGVETEPLERIPGEWPLSRGYVLHVWTVRLISGVPEPLEDHDELRWLGPGEIDTVDWLELDRPAVAEAVRRRPGGDRPS; encoded by the coding sequence ATGACTGATCGCGTAGTGGTGGCCGGTGCCGTCTACGACCGGGGGCGGCTGCTGGCCGCGCGCCGCAGCGCGCCGCCCGAGCTGGCCGGCGGCTGGGAACTGCCGGGCGGCAAGGTCGAGCCGGGGGAGAGCGGCGAACAGGCGCTCGTGCGCGAGCTCCGCGAGGAGCTGGGTGTGGAGACGGAGCCGCTGGAGCGGATTCCCGGCGAGTGGCCGCTGTCGCGCGGCTATGTCCTGCACGTGTGGACCGTCCGGCTGATCTCGGGTGTGCCCGAGCCCCTTGAGGACCACGACGAGCTGCGCTGGCTGGGGCCCGGCGAGATCGACACGGTGGACTGGCTGGAACTGGACCGGCCCGCGGTCGCGGAAGCCGTGCGGAGAAGGCCCGGTGGCGATCGGCCCAGTTGA
- a CDS encoding SPOR domain-containing protein: MLGRGTMSDSGAVLHWLVIRQDDNGNRYRVGRYATQAEAQRTADKLQDRGHKQLYWVERIGQAARP; encoded by the coding sequence ATGCTCGGGAGGGGCACGATGAGCGACAGCGGTGCCGTGCTCCACTGGCTGGTGATACGGCAGGACGACAACGGCAACCGCTACCGCGTGGGCAGGTATGCCACGCAGGCCGAGGCGCAGCGGACCGCCGACAAGCTGCAGGACCGCGGCCACAAGCAGCTCTACTGGGTGGAGCGCATCGGGCAGGCCGCCCGACCGTAG
- a CDS encoding GntR family transcriptional regulator, translated as MTFGEQPAYLRVASDLREKIVNGSLPPHTRLPSQARIREEYGVSDTVALEARKVLMAEGLVEGRSGSGTYVRERPVPRRIARSGFRPESGAGPFRQEQTAEGARGTWESRSEQEAAPPEIAERLGIEPGDRVMRTRYVFRDAGEPMMLSTSWEALAITGRTPVMLPEEGPLGGCGVVERMAAIDVVVDNVAEQVGARPGLAEELLALGGVPGHVVMVIERTYYASGRPVETADVVVPADRYRIAYHLPVR; from the coding sequence GTGACTTTCGGTGAGCAGCCCGCCTATCTGCGCGTTGCGAGCGATCTGAGAGAGAAGATCGTCAACGGTTCGCTGCCGCCGCATACGCGCCTGCCGTCGCAGGCGCGTATCCGCGAGGAGTACGGCGTCTCGGACACCGTCGCGCTGGAGGCGCGCAAGGTGCTGATGGCCGAGGGGCTGGTGGAGGGCCGGTCCGGCTCCGGCACCTATGTGCGCGAGCGCCCGGTCCCGCGCCGGATCGCACGCTCCGGCTTCCGTCCGGAGTCGGGTGCCGGACCGTTTCGCCAGGAGCAGACGGCGGAGGGCGCGCGGGGGACCTGGGAGTCCCGGAGCGAGCAGGAGGCGGCGCCGCCGGAGATCGCCGAACGGCTCGGGATCGAGCCGGGCGACCGGGTGATGCGCACGCGCTACGTGTTCCGGGACGCGGGCGAGCCGATGATGCTCTCCACCTCCTGGGAGGCCCTCGCGATCACGGGGCGCACGCCGGTGATGCTGCCGGAGGAGGGGCCGCTCGGCGGCTGCGGGGTGGTCGAGCGGATGGCCGCGATCGACGTGGTCGTGGACAACGTGGCCGAGCAGGTCGGCGCGCGCCCGGGGCTGGCGGAGGAGCTCCTGGCGCTCGGCGGGGTGCCGGGCCATGTGGTGATGGTGATCGAGCGGACGTACTACGCGTCGGGCCGCCCGGTCGAGACCGCAGATGTCGTGGTGCCCGCCGACCGCTACCGGATCGCCTACCACCTGCCCGTCCGGTGA
- a CDS encoding glycoside hydrolase family 18 protein, whose translation MRRRILSSLAIAACAFSLAATVSPAANASAGHGKGHGKDHGSSGHHSSAPAYKRVGYFTQWGVYGRDFQVKDLETSGTAAKLTHINYSFGNVSADGKCFTGNVPGEADAWADYVRPLDAAGSVDGVADTDDQALAGNFNQLRELKAKHPGLKVMISLGGWSWSTHFSDAARTPASRKAFVSSCIDLYIKGNLPVDGTRGGQGAAAGLFDGVDIDWEWPGSAGDTDTVYRPEDKRNFTALVHEFRTQLDAYAKSSAKAQKGRHGGKPKPKHYDLSAFVPASPEKIDAGFDVPRIMRDFDFVNLQGYDFHVSGESTTAQQSALYAKGDFSGDRTVRDWLKRGAPARKLVLGIPFYGQGWTGVTGGGDGLGQPAAAPAPATWADGYEDYKALKKLAESGTYKVHRNVRDGSAWLFDGTTLWTYDDPQVLRTKSAYIRDHRLGGAMFWSLDGDTDDGELMTAVDRGLSHR comes from the coding sequence ATGCGTCGAAGAATCCTGTCCTCCCTGGCCATCGCCGCCTGCGCCTTCTCGCTGGCAGCCACCGTCTCCCCCGCCGCCAACGCCTCCGCCGGCCACGGCAAGGGGCACGGCAAGGACCACGGGAGCAGCGGCCACCACAGCTCCGCCCCCGCCTACAAGCGCGTCGGCTACTTCACCCAGTGGGGCGTCTACGGACGCGACTTCCAGGTCAAGGACCTGGAGACGAGCGGCACGGCGGCCAAACTCACCCACATCAACTACTCGTTCGGCAACGTGAGCGCCGACGGCAAGTGCTTCACCGGCAATGTGCCCGGCGAGGCCGACGCCTGGGCGGACTACGTCCGTCCGCTGGACGCCGCCGGTTCGGTGGACGGCGTCGCCGACACCGACGACCAGGCCCTCGCGGGCAACTTCAACCAGCTGCGCGAGCTGAAGGCCAAGCACCCCGGCCTCAAGGTGATGATCTCGCTCGGCGGCTGGAGCTGGTCCACCCACTTCTCCGACGCGGCCCGCACGCCCGCCTCCCGCAAGGCCTTCGTCTCCTCCTGCATCGACCTGTACATCAAGGGCAATCTGCCGGTGGACGGGACGCGTGGCGGGCAGGGTGCCGCGGCCGGGCTCTTCGACGGCGTGGACATCGACTGGGAGTGGCCGGGATCCGCCGGTGACACCGACACGGTCTACCGGCCCGAGGACAAGCGGAACTTCACCGCCCTGGTGCATGAGTTCCGCACCCAGCTCGACGCCTACGCGAAGAGCAGCGCCAAGGCGCAGAAGGGCCGCCACGGCGGGAAGCCGAAGCCCAAGCACTACGACCTCTCGGCGTTCGTCCCGGCCTCGCCCGAGAAGATCGACGCGGGCTTCGACGTCCCGCGCATCATGCGGGACTTCGACTTCGTGAACCTCCAGGGCTACGACTTCCACGTGTCGGGCGAGTCCACCACCGCCCAGCAGTCCGCGCTGTACGCCAAGGGCGACTTCAGCGGCGACCGGACCGTGCGCGACTGGCTGAAGCGCGGCGCCCCGGCCCGCAAGCTCGTGCTGGGCATCCCGTTCTACGGGCAGGGCTGGACGGGCGTGACCGGCGGCGGCGACGGCCTCGGCCAGCCTGCGGCGGCCCCCGCCCCGGCCACCTGGGCGGACGGCTACGAGGACTACAAGGCCCTCAAGAAGCTGGCCGAATCCGGTACGTACAAGGTCCACCGCAATGTCCGGGACGGCAGCGCCTGGCTGTTCGACGGCACCACGCTGTGGACGTACGACGACCCGCAGGTCCTGCGCACCAAGTCCGCCTACATCCGCGACCACCGGCTCGGCGGCGCGATGTTCTGGTCGCTGGACGGGGACACCGACGACGGCGAGCTGATGACCGCCGTCGACCGGGGGCTCTCCCACCGCTAG
- a CDS encoding pyridoxal-phosphate dependent enzyme, whose translation MATPHLPPYRCPQDGTRADVDSAPWCCPVCRGPWDLDLALTDPLRPGELPGRVNSLWRYEEVLPLSAPETTLGEGRTPLVPLTGTVSAKLDFLMPTLSFKDRGAVMLAELARRLGPGRVVADSSGNAGTAVAAYCARAGLPCTVYVPEGTSPKKTEQIRAHGARLETVPGDREATALAARAAADAPGVFYASHVFNPYFLHGTKTYVYELWEDLGRLPDAIAVPVGNGTLLLGAALAVSELLAQGLIDTSPALVAVQAEAVSPLAAAFHAGADDLLPAPAGATASPTLAEGIAIGRPPRARAILAAVRASGGTFLTVTEDRIRAAQRDLAARGFYVETTGVACWAAVGGWTDRSVVVPLCGAGLKTGLAA comes from the coding sequence ATGGCCACCCCGCACCTCCCCCCGTACCGCTGCCCCCAGGACGGCACCCGCGCCGACGTCGACTCGGCGCCCTGGTGCTGTCCGGTCTGCCGGGGTCCCTGGGATCTCGACCTCGCGCTCACGGACCCGCTGCGCCCCGGCGAACTGCCGGGCCGCGTCAACTCCCTGTGGCGCTACGAGGAAGTCCTGCCGCTGTCCGCGCCGGAGACCACGCTCGGTGAGGGCCGCACCCCGCTCGTCCCGCTCACCGGCACGGTCTCGGCCAAGCTCGACTTCCTGATGCCGACGCTCTCCTTCAAGGACCGGGGCGCGGTGATGCTCGCCGAACTGGCGCGCAGGCTCGGCCCCGGGCGCGTCGTCGCGGACAGCAGCGGCAACGCGGGCACCGCCGTCGCCGCGTACTGCGCCCGCGCCGGGCTGCCCTGCACAGTGTACGTCCCCGAGGGCACGTCCCCGAAGAAGACGGAGCAGATCCGGGCCCATGGCGCCCGGCTGGAGACGGTCCCCGGCGACCGCGAGGCGACCGCGCTCGCCGCCCGCGCCGCCGCCGACGCCCCCGGTGTCTTCTACGCCTCGCACGTCTTCAACCCGTACTTCCTGCACGGCACGAAGACGTACGTGTACGAGCTGTGGGAGGACCTCGGCCGGCTACCGGACGCGATCGCGGTCCCGGTCGGCAACGGCACGCTGCTCCTCGGCGCCGCCCTGGCCGTCTCCGAACTCCTCGCCCAGGGCCTGATCGACACCTCTCCCGCGCTGGTGGCGGTGCAGGCCGAGGCGGTGTCCCCGCTGGCGGCGGCCTTCCACGCGGGGGCGGACGACCTGCTCCCCGCGCCGGCCGGTGCCACGGCCTCCCCCACCCTCGCCGAGGGGATCGCCATCGGCCGTCCGCCGCGCGCCCGGGCGATCCTGGCGGCGGTGCGGGCGTCGGGCGGCACGTTCCTGACGGTGACCGAGGACCGGATCCGCGCCGCCCAGCGGGATCTGGCCGCTCGGGGCTTCTACGTGGAGACGACGGGCGTGGCCTGCTGGGCGGCCGTGGGCGGCTGGACGGACCGCAGCGTCGTCGTCCCGCTGTGCGGCGCGGGGCTGAAGACGGGCCTCGCGGCCTGA